The following are encoded in a window of Limibacter armeniacum genomic DNA:
- a CDS encoding LVIVD repeat-containing protein, producing MRTFLLCIYMLGLAALLQSCDAAGDVGAVSADAAGGKGGSMARFAIVGDYLYTVNHEELSTYDITNSASPELVSMNPVGFGIETIFPRQNYLFIGSQDGMYIYDASRPEYPQYVSKFEHVVSCDPVVADDRFAYVTLRAESGRCWRGVNQLDIISIEDMQVPQLLRSYDMTNPKGLGVAGNELFVCDDVLKLYDITNRNDIKLKNIFNIPANDVIPYQGRLLVTANDGFYQYSFDGENVELLSKLNILRTDPEQ from the coding sequence ATGAGGACATTTCTTTTATGCATATATATGCTAGGCTTAGCAGCTCTATTACAATCTTGTGACGCTGCTGGAGACGTTGGAGCTGTATCAGCAGATGCAGCAGGCGGTAAAGGCGGTTCAATGGCACGTTTTGCTATTGTGGGAGATTACCTTTACACCGTCAACCATGAGGAACTCTCTACTTATGATATAACCAATAGTGCTTCACCTGAACTGGTGAGCATGAATCCAGTTGGATTTGGGATAGAGACCATCTTTCCTCGTCAGAACTACCTTTTTATAGGTTCTCAGGATGGAATGTATATTTATGATGCAAGCCGTCCAGAATACCCACAGTATGTATCCAAATTTGAGCATGTGGTAAGCTGTGACCCTGTTGTAGCAGATGATCGTTTTGCATACGTTACATTGCGTGCCGAATCAGGGCGATGCTGGAGAGGTGTCAATCAATTGGACATTATCAGTATTGAAGATATGCAAGTTCCACAATTGTTGAGAAGCTATGATATGACAAACCCTAAAGGTTTGGGAGTAGCAGGAAATGAACTGTTTGTTTGTGACGATGTGCTCAAACTGTATGATATTACTAACCGTAATGACATCAAGTTGAAAAATATATTCAATATACCAGCCAATGATGTAATTCCATATCAGGGAAGGTTGTTGGTGACGGCAAATGACGGCTTTTATCAGTATTCATTTGATGGGGAAAATGTGGAGTTACTTAGCAAATTGAATATATTAAGAACAGATCCAGAACAATAG
- the brnQ gene encoding branched-chain amino acid transport system II carrier protein: protein MNKRAKDTLVLGLAFFATVFGAGNLIFPVNLGNQAGESWLQGAIGFLMSDVGLTVAVLIALFKVGGDTQNFGKRIHPNFGKVIGAVSIICLGPLIAIPRNGALTYELSVVPQLGEINPWLFSIVYFGICLFFVLRPSQILDRLGSILAPILVAVLLYIIYLGVTAPIGEKTASVITNVFGKGITQGYQTLGAVGSVVIGGLFLTNLTRKGYTSFNEQVKISVNAGLVAGVLLAIIYGGLIYVGATTSQTLAGQSNAPLLSTIADRLLGGVGQAVLSITVALACLTSSIGLLAMTGDIFQSISGGKLKYRTTVLVTAAFSTVLAVVGIDKIIVLAGSILTVLYPVIIILTVITFLDSYLTSRKLQASLVLGTFAISLLITLQDLKLINLELLSIFSF, encoded by the coding sequence ATGAATAAAAGAGCAAAGGATACGCTCGTACTGGGATTAGCATTTTTTGCAACGGTATTTGGTGCTGGCAACTTGATTTTTCCTGTAAACTTAGGAAATCAGGCAGGGGAAAGTTGGCTGCAAGGTGCTATAGGTTTTTTAATGTCTGATGTAGGGTTGACAGTAGCTGTCCTGATTGCACTTTTTAAAGTAGGGGGAGACACTCAAAATTTCGGCAAGCGAATTCATCCTAATTTTGGTAAGGTGATAGGCGCTGTGTCCATTATTTGTTTAGGACCACTTATTGCAATCCCAAGAAATGGGGCATTGACTTATGAGTTGAGTGTAGTGCCACAATTGGGCGAAATAAACCCTTGGTTGTTTTCGATAGTGTATTTTGGAATTTGTCTCTTCTTTGTATTGAGACCATCTCAGATTCTAGATAGACTAGGCTCTATATTGGCTCCTATATTGGTCGCTGTATTATTGTACATTATATATTTGGGAGTGACAGCGCCTATTGGGGAAAAGACGGCTTCTGTAATTACAAATGTCTTTGGAAAGGGAATTACACAAGGATATCAAACCTTGGGTGCTGTAGGGTCGGTAGTGATCGGAGGACTCTTCTTGACTAACCTGACACGAAAGGGGTATACATCTTTTAATGAACAAGTTAAGATCTCTGTAAATGCAGGGTTGGTAGCCGGAGTGTTATTGGCTATAATTTATGGAGGTTTGATCTATGTTGGGGCTACGACAAGCCAAACTTTGGCAGGGCAATCAAATGCTCCATTATTATCAACCATTGCAGATAGGTTATTGGGAGGTGTAGGACAGGCAGTGTTGAGTATAACTGTAGCATTGGCGTGTCTGACTTCATCTATAGGCTTATTGGCGATGACAGGAGATATATTTCAATCAATCAGTGGAGGAAAGCTGAAGTATAGAACAACTGTGTTGGTAACAGCGGCTTTCAGTACAGTGCTGGCAGTGGTTGGTATTGATAAAATCATCGTCTTGGCAGGCTCAATTTTGACAGTGTTGTACCCTGTCATTATTATTCTGACAGTAATCACATTTTTGGATAGTTACCTGACAAGTAGAAAACTTCAAGCAAGTCTGGTATTAGGAACATTTGCAATTAGCTTGTTGATTACTTTACAGGATTTGAAGCTTATAAATTTAGAACTGCTGAGTATATTTTCATTCTGA
- the tyrS gene encoding tyrosine--tRNA ligase, with the protein MSSIKKNLIEELKWRGMIHDMMPGTEEQFNKEMTTTYVGFDPTADSLHVGHLVSVMILNHLQRAGHKPLAIIGGATGMIGDPSFKSDERVLLDEESIAKNIAGVRKQLEKFMDFDCGENSAELLNNYDWMKDFSFIDFVRDAGKHITVNYMMSKDSVKRRLEAGTGLSFTEFTYQLLQGWDFYHLYTTKGCKVQMGGSDQWGNIVTGTELIRRKASGEAFAVTCPLITKSDGTKFGKTEGGAVWLDPEKTSPYQFYQFWLNVSDEDAEKYIKIFTFKTKEEIEALIAEHREAPHQRALQRALAEDITERVHSKEDLEMAIKASSILFGKNVTDDLKSLDERTLLQVFEGVPQVEISKGDLVDLEDVNDLLSAATGGIVFKSKGEARRMIAGGGVSINKAKIAGEEKPTDFELLQGKYLLAQKGKKNYYLIKVNA; encoded by the coding sequence ATGTCATCAATAAAGAAAAACCTGATAGAAGAACTGAAGTGGAGAGGCATGATCCATGATATGATGCCGGGTACTGAAGAGCAGTTCAATAAAGAAATGACGACGACATACGTAGGTTTTGACCCTACGGCAGACTCGTTGCATGTAGGACACCTAGTGTCAGTAATGATCCTGAACCACCTTCAGCGTGCTGGTCATAAGCCGTTGGCGATTATTGGTGGTGCTACAGGTATGATCGGAGACCCATCGTTCAAGTCTGACGAGCGTGTATTGCTGGACGAAGAGTCAATTGCTAAAAACATTGCAGGTGTCCGTAAGCAGTTGGAGAAATTTATGGATTTCGATTGTGGTGAAAACTCGGCAGAATTGCTGAACAACTACGATTGGATGAAAGACTTCAGCTTTATCGATTTTGTAAGGGATGCTGGTAAACATATTACCGTGAACTACATGATGTCAAAGGACTCTGTAAAAAGACGTCTTGAGGCAGGAACAGGGCTTTCATTTACAGAGTTTACATACCAGTTGCTACAAGGATGGGATTTCTACCACCTTTACACAACTAAAGGTTGTAAGGTACAGATGGGAGGCTCTGATCAGTGGGGTAATATTGTGACTGGTACTGAGTTGATCAGAAGAAAAGCAAGTGGTGAAGCATTTGCGGTGACTTGTCCACTGATTACAAAATCTGATGGAACTAAATTTGGTAAGACAGAAGGTGGAGCTGTATGGCTTGATCCTGAGAAAACATCACCTTACCAGTTCTACCAATTCTGGTTGAATGTGTCAGATGAGGATGCTGAGAAGTATATCAAAATCTTCACATTTAAGACAAAAGAGGAAATAGAAGCCCTGATTGCAGAACATAGAGAAGCTCCTCATCAGCGTGCCTTGCAACGTGCTTTAGCTGAAGATATCACAGAGCGTGTACATAGCAAAGAAGATTTGGAAATGGCTATCAAGGCATCTTCTATCCTTTTCGGAAAGAATGTAACAGATGACCTGAAGTCATTGGATGAGCGTACGCTGCTACAGGTATTTGAAGGAGTACCTCAAGTAGAAATTTCAAAAGGAGACTTGGTAGACCTTGAAGATGTAAATGATCTGCTTTCAGCTGCTACAGGTGGTATAGTATTTAAGTCAAAAGGTGAAGCTCGTAGAATGATTGCGGGTGGCGGTGTAAGCATTAACAAAGCAAAAATCGCAGGTGAAGAGAAGCCAACTGACTTTGAATTGCTACAAGGCAAATATTTATTGGCACAAAAGGGTAAGAAAAACTATTACCTGATTAAGGTGAATGCATAA